One window of Cygnus olor isolate bCygOlo1 chromosome 28, bCygOlo1.pri.v2, whole genome shotgun sequence genomic DNA carries:
- the PI4KB gene encoding phosphatidylinositol 4-kinase beta isoform X3 — translation MGDSVGDPVPSSAPQGNGGTSLSVITEGVGELAVIDPEVAKKACEEVLEKVKLMHGVSSDSLTKAADGSEAERAPRTAVDLPNGDVVEGCEIRCLDDLPSTASKIQEEDETTANTVKTARKRQKNNSAKQSWLLRLFESKLFDISMAISYLYNSKEPGVQAYIGNRLFCFRNEEVDFYLPQLLNMYIHMDEDVGDAIKPYIVHRCRQSINFSLQCALLLGAYSSDMHISTQRHSRGTKLRKLILSDELKPAHKKRELPSLSPAPDMGLSPSKRTHQRSKSDATVTISLSSNLKRTASNPKVESEEEELSSSTESLDKSFCSPVRLAPEREFIKSLIAIGKRLATLPTKEQKTQRLISELSLLNHKLPARAWLPTAGFDHHVVRVPHTQAVVLNSKDKAPYLIYVEVLECDNFDTANVPARIPENRIRSTRSAENLPECGITHEQRTSSFTTVPNYDNDDEAWSVDDIVELQVELPEIHTNSCDNISQFSVDSITSQESREPVFIAAGDIRRRLSEQLAHTPTAFKRDPEDPSAVALKEPWQEKVRRIREGSPYGHLPSWRLLSVIVKCGDDLRQELLAFQVLKQLQSIWEQERVPLWIKPYKILVISADSGMIEPVVNAVSIHQIKKQSLLSLLDYFLQEHGNYNTESFLTAQRNFVQSCAGYCLVCYLLQVKDRHNGNILLDADGHIIHIDFGFILSSSPRNLGFETSAFKLTTEFVDVMGGPDGDMFNYYKMLMLQGLIAARKHMDKVVQIVEIMQQGSQLPCFHGSSTIRNLKERFHMNMTEEQLQLLIEQMVDGSMRSITTKLYDGFQYLTNGIM, via the exons ATGGGAGACTCTGTCGGAGACCCGGTGCCCAGCTCTGCGCCGCAGGGGAACGGCGGGACGTCCCTCAGCGTCATCACGGAGGGCGTCGGGGAGCTGGCGGTCATCGACCCCGAGGTGGCGAAGAAAGCCTGCGAGGAGGTCCTGGAGAAAGTTAAGCTGATGCACGGCGTTTCCTCGGACAGCTTGACAAAAGCAGCTGATGGCAGCGAGGCAGAGCGCGCCCCGCGGACTGCTGTGGATTTGCCCAACGGAGACGTCGTGGAGGGCTGTGAAATCAGGTGCTTGGACGatctgcccagcacagcctctaAGATCCAGGAGGAGGATGAGACCACGGCCAACACGGTGAAAACCGCCCGCAAGCGGCAGAAGAATAACTCTGCCAAGCAGTCGTGGCTCCTCCGGCTCTTTGAATCCAAACTCTTTGATATCTCCATGGCCATTTCATACTTGTACAATTCAAAGGAACCTGGTGTGCAGGCTTACATTGGGAATAGGTTGTTCTGCTTTAGGAACGAGGAGGTGGACTTCTACCTGCCACAGCTGCTCAATATGTACATTCACATGGACGAGGATGTGGGGGATGCGATCAAGCCCTACATCGTGCACCGCTGCCGGCAGAGCATCAACTTCTCCCTGCAGTGCGCCCTGCTGCTGGGCGCCTACTCCTCGGACATGCACATCTCCACCCAGCGACACTCCCGTGGGACCAAGCTGCGGAAACTCATCCTCTCGGACGAGTTGAAGCCAGCTCACAAGAAGAGGGAGCTGCCGTCCCTGAGCCCCGCGCCCGACATGGGGCTGTCTCCTTCCAAAAGGACTCACCAGAGGTCCAAGTCGGATGCCACGGTTACCATCAGCCTGAGCAGCAATCTGAAGCGCACAGCCAGCAATCCCAAAGTCGAGAGCGAGGAAGAG GAGCTCTCCTCGAGTACGGAAAGCCTTGATAAATCATTCTGTTCC CCTGTCAGACTTGCTCCCGAGAGAGAATTCATCAAATCCCTGATAGCCATCGGGAAGCGCCTGGCCACCTTGCCGACCAAAGAGCAGAAGACCCAGCGGCTCATCTCGGAGCTGTCGCTGCTGAACCACAAGCTGCCAGCGCGTGCCTGGCTCCCGACGGCTGGCTTCGACCATCACGTAGTGCGGGTGCCCCACACGCAGGCAGTCGTGCTCAACTCCAAGGACAAG GCTCCTTATTTAATCTACGTTGAAGTACTTGAATGTGACAATTTCGACACAGCGAATGTGCCTGCCCGGATTCCTGAGAACCGCATCCGGAGCACGCGCTCAGCCGAGAACCTCCCCGAGTGCGGGATCACGCACGAGCAGCGGACCAGCAGCTTCACCACCGTCCCCAACTATGACAATGACGACGAGGCTTGGTCTGTGGACGATATCGTGGAGCTGCAAGTAGAG ctGCCGGAGATTCACACCAACAGCTGTGACAACATTTCCCAGTTCTCCGTGGACAGCATCACcagccaggagagcagggagccCGTGTTCATAGCTGCTGGAGATATCAG GCGACGACTCTCGGAGCAGCTGGCGCACACCCCCACGGCCTTCAAGAGGGACCCCGAGGACCCATCTGCAGTCGCCCTGAAGGAGCCCTGGCAGGAGAAAGTCAG GAGGATCAGGGAAGGGTCCCCGTACGGCCACCTCCCCTCCTGGCGCCTCCTTTCTGTCATCGTGAAGTGTGGGGACGACCTGCGGCAGGAGCTGCTCGCCTTCCAGGTCCTCAAGCAGCTGCAG TCCATCTGGGAGCAGGAGCGTGTTCCCCTCTGGATCAAGCCATACAAAATCCTTGTCATCTCCGCTGACAGCGGCATGATTGAGCCAGTTGTGAATGCTGTTTCCATCCACCAAATCAAGAAGCAATCCTTGCTGTCGCTGCTGGATTATTTCCTGCAGGAACACGGCAATTACAACACCGAATCCTTCCTGACAGCCCAGAGGAATtttgtgcagagctgtgctggttACTGCCTGGTGTGTTACCTGCTGCAGGTCAAGGACAG GCACAATGGCAACATCTTGCTGGATGCAGATGGACACATCATCCACATTGATTTTGGGTTCATCCTTTCCAGTTCCCCCAGGAATCTTGGCTTTGAGACGTCTGCCTTCAAACTCACCACTGAATTTGTGGAT GTGATGGGTGGGCCAGACGGGGACATGTTCAACTACTACAAGATGCTGATGCTGCAGGGTCTCATCGCTGCCCGGAAGCACATGGATAAAGTTGTGCAGATTGTGGAGATAATGCAGCAAG GTTCACAGCTCCCCTGCTTCCACGGCTCGAGCACCATCCGCAACCTGAAGGAGCGTTTCCACATGAACATGACggaagagcagctgcagctgctcattGAGCAGATGGTGGATGGCAGCATGCGCTCCATCACCACCAAGCTCTATGATGGCTTCCAGTACCTCACCAACGGCATCATGTGA
- the PI4KB gene encoding phosphatidylinositol 4-kinase beta isoform X4 — protein MGDSVGDPVPSSAPQGNGGTSLSVITEGVGELAVIDPEVAKKACEEVLEKVKLMHGVSSDSLTKAADGSEAERAPRTAVDLPNGDVVEGCEIRCLDDLPSTASKIQEEDETTANTVKTARKRQKNNSAKQSWLLRLFESKLFDISMAISYLYNSKEPGVQAYIGNRLFCFRNEEVDFYLPQLLNMYIHMDEDVGDAIKPYIVHRCRQSINFSLQCALLLGAYSSDMHISTQRHSRGTKLRKLILSDELKPAHKKRELPSLSPAPDMGLSPSKRTHQRSKSDATVTISLSSNLKRTASNPKVESEEEPVRLAPEREFIKSLIAIGKRLATLPTKEQKTQRLISELSLLNHKLPARAWLPTAGFDHHVVRVPHTQAVVLNSKDKAPYLIYVEVLECDNFDTANVPARIPENRIRSTRSAENLPECGITHEQRTSSFTTVPNYDNDDEAWSVDDIVELQVELPEIHTNSCDNISQFSVDSITSQESREPVFIAAGDIRRRLSEQLAHTPTAFKRDPEDPSAVALKEPWQEKVRRIREGSPYGHLPSWRLLSVIVKCGDDLRQELLAFQVLKQLQSIWEQERVPLWIKPYKILVISADSGMIEPVVNAVSIHQIKKQSLLSLLDYFLQEHGNYNTESFLTAQRNFVQSCAGYCLVCYLLQVKDRHNGNILLDADGHIIHIDFGFILSSSPRNLGFETSAFKLTTEFVDVMGGPDGDMFNYYKMLMLQGLIAARKHMDKVVQIVEIMQQGSQLPCFHGSSTIRNLKERFHMNMTEEQLQLLIEQMVDGSMRSITTKLYDGFQYLTNGIM, from the exons ATGGGAGACTCTGTCGGAGACCCGGTGCCCAGCTCTGCGCCGCAGGGGAACGGCGGGACGTCCCTCAGCGTCATCACGGAGGGCGTCGGGGAGCTGGCGGTCATCGACCCCGAGGTGGCGAAGAAAGCCTGCGAGGAGGTCCTGGAGAAAGTTAAGCTGATGCACGGCGTTTCCTCGGACAGCTTGACAAAAGCAGCTGATGGCAGCGAGGCAGAGCGCGCCCCGCGGACTGCTGTGGATTTGCCCAACGGAGACGTCGTGGAGGGCTGTGAAATCAGGTGCTTGGACGatctgcccagcacagcctctaAGATCCAGGAGGAGGATGAGACCACGGCCAACACGGTGAAAACCGCCCGCAAGCGGCAGAAGAATAACTCTGCCAAGCAGTCGTGGCTCCTCCGGCTCTTTGAATCCAAACTCTTTGATATCTCCATGGCCATTTCATACTTGTACAATTCAAAGGAACCTGGTGTGCAGGCTTACATTGGGAATAGGTTGTTCTGCTTTAGGAACGAGGAGGTGGACTTCTACCTGCCACAGCTGCTCAATATGTACATTCACATGGACGAGGATGTGGGGGATGCGATCAAGCCCTACATCGTGCACCGCTGCCGGCAGAGCATCAACTTCTCCCTGCAGTGCGCCCTGCTGCTGGGCGCCTACTCCTCGGACATGCACATCTCCACCCAGCGACACTCCCGTGGGACCAAGCTGCGGAAACTCATCCTCTCGGACGAGTTGAAGCCAGCTCACAAGAAGAGGGAGCTGCCGTCCCTGAGCCCCGCGCCCGACATGGGGCTGTCTCCTTCCAAAAGGACTCACCAGAGGTCCAAGTCGGATGCCACGGTTACCATCAGCCTGAGCAGCAATCTGAAGCGCACAGCCAGCAATCCCAAAGTCGAGAGCGAGGAAGAG CCTGTCAGACTTGCTCCCGAGAGAGAATTCATCAAATCCCTGATAGCCATCGGGAAGCGCCTGGCCACCTTGCCGACCAAAGAGCAGAAGACCCAGCGGCTCATCTCGGAGCTGTCGCTGCTGAACCACAAGCTGCCAGCGCGTGCCTGGCTCCCGACGGCTGGCTTCGACCATCACGTAGTGCGGGTGCCCCACACGCAGGCAGTCGTGCTCAACTCCAAGGACAAG GCTCCTTATTTAATCTACGTTGAAGTACTTGAATGTGACAATTTCGACACAGCGAATGTGCCTGCCCGGATTCCTGAGAACCGCATCCGGAGCACGCGCTCAGCCGAGAACCTCCCCGAGTGCGGGATCACGCACGAGCAGCGGACCAGCAGCTTCACCACCGTCCCCAACTATGACAATGACGACGAGGCTTGGTCTGTGGACGATATCGTGGAGCTGCAAGTAGAG ctGCCGGAGATTCACACCAACAGCTGTGACAACATTTCCCAGTTCTCCGTGGACAGCATCACcagccaggagagcagggagccCGTGTTCATAGCTGCTGGAGATATCAG GCGACGACTCTCGGAGCAGCTGGCGCACACCCCCACGGCCTTCAAGAGGGACCCCGAGGACCCATCTGCAGTCGCCCTGAAGGAGCCCTGGCAGGAGAAAGTCAG GAGGATCAGGGAAGGGTCCCCGTACGGCCACCTCCCCTCCTGGCGCCTCCTTTCTGTCATCGTGAAGTGTGGGGACGACCTGCGGCAGGAGCTGCTCGCCTTCCAGGTCCTCAAGCAGCTGCAG TCCATCTGGGAGCAGGAGCGTGTTCCCCTCTGGATCAAGCCATACAAAATCCTTGTCATCTCCGCTGACAGCGGCATGATTGAGCCAGTTGTGAATGCTGTTTCCATCCACCAAATCAAGAAGCAATCCTTGCTGTCGCTGCTGGATTATTTCCTGCAGGAACACGGCAATTACAACACCGAATCCTTCCTGACAGCCCAGAGGAATtttgtgcagagctgtgctggttACTGCCTGGTGTGTTACCTGCTGCAGGTCAAGGACAG GCACAATGGCAACATCTTGCTGGATGCAGATGGACACATCATCCACATTGATTTTGGGTTCATCCTTTCCAGTTCCCCCAGGAATCTTGGCTTTGAGACGTCTGCCTTCAAACTCACCACTGAATTTGTGGAT GTGATGGGTGGGCCAGACGGGGACATGTTCAACTACTACAAGATGCTGATGCTGCAGGGTCTCATCGCTGCCCGGAAGCACATGGATAAAGTTGTGCAGATTGTGGAGATAATGCAGCAAG GTTCACAGCTCCCCTGCTTCCACGGCTCGAGCACCATCCGCAACCTGAAGGAGCGTTTCCACATGAACATGACggaagagcagctgcagctgctcattGAGCAGATGGTGGATGGCAGCATGCGCTCCATCACCACCAAGCTCTATGATGGCTTCCAGTACCTCACCAACGGCATCATGTGA
- the PI4KB gene encoding phosphatidylinositol 4-kinase beta isoform X2 yields the protein MGFVAPLRPAIWKRGVTPRSCGWSSEACRPTTAMGDSVGDPVPSSAPQGNGGTSLSVITEGVGELAVIDPEVAKKACEEVLEKVKLMHGVSSDSLTKAADGSEAERAPRTAVDLPNGDVVEGCEIRCLDDLPSTASKIQEEDETTANTVKTARKRQKNNSAKQSWLLRLFESKLFDISMAISYLYNSKEPGVQAYIGNRLFCFRNEEVDFYLPQLLNMYIHMDEDVGDAIKPYIVHRCRQSINFSLQCALLLGAYSSDMHISTQRHSRGTKLRKLILSDELKPAHKKRELPSLSPAPDMGLSPSKRTHQRSKSDATVTISLSSNLKRTASNPKVESEEEPVRLAPEREFIKSLIAIGKRLATLPTKEQKTQRLISELSLLNHKLPARAWLPTAGFDHHVVRVPHTQAVVLNSKDKAPYLIYVEVLECDNFDTANVPARIPENRIRSTRSAENLPECGITHEQRTSSFTTVPNYDNDDEAWSVDDIVELQVELPEIHTNSCDNISQFSVDSITSQESREPVFIAAGDIRRRLSEQLAHTPTAFKRDPEDPSAVALKEPWQEKVRRIREGSPYGHLPSWRLLSVIVKCGDDLRQELLAFQVLKQLQSIWEQERVPLWIKPYKILVISADSGMIEPVVNAVSIHQIKKQSLLSLLDYFLQEHGNYNTESFLTAQRNFVQSCAGYCLVCYLLQVKDRHNGNILLDADGHIIHIDFGFILSSSPRNLGFETSAFKLTTEFVDVMGGPDGDMFNYYKMLMLQGLIAARKHMDKVVQIVEIMQQGSQLPCFHGSSTIRNLKERFHMNMTEEQLQLLIEQMVDGSMRSITTKLYDGFQYLTNGIM from the exons ATGGGATTTGTGGCCCCGTTGAGACCAGCGATTTGGAAGCGGGGAGTCACGCCGAGGAGCTGTGGATGGAG ctctgaagcGTGCAGACCCACCACTGCTATGGGAGACTCTGTCGGAGACCCGGTGCCCAGCTCTGCGCCGCAGGGGAACGGCGGGACGTCCCTCAGCGTCATCACGGAGGGCGTCGGGGAGCTGGCGGTCATCGACCCCGAGGTGGCGAAGAAAGCCTGCGAGGAGGTCCTGGAGAAAGTTAAGCTGATGCACGGCGTTTCCTCGGACAGCTTGACAAAAGCAGCTGATGGCAGCGAGGCAGAGCGCGCCCCGCGGACTGCTGTGGATTTGCCCAACGGAGACGTCGTGGAGGGCTGTGAAATCAGGTGCTTGGACGatctgcccagcacagcctctaAGATCCAGGAGGAGGATGAGACCACGGCCAACACGGTGAAAACCGCCCGCAAGCGGCAGAAGAATAACTCTGCCAAGCAGTCGTGGCTCCTCCGGCTCTTTGAATCCAAACTCTTTGATATCTCCATGGCCATTTCATACTTGTACAATTCAAAGGAACCTGGTGTGCAGGCTTACATTGGGAATAGGTTGTTCTGCTTTAGGAACGAGGAGGTGGACTTCTACCTGCCACAGCTGCTCAATATGTACATTCACATGGACGAGGATGTGGGGGATGCGATCAAGCCCTACATCGTGCACCGCTGCCGGCAGAGCATCAACTTCTCCCTGCAGTGCGCCCTGCTGCTGGGCGCCTACTCCTCGGACATGCACATCTCCACCCAGCGACACTCCCGTGGGACCAAGCTGCGGAAACTCATCCTCTCGGACGAGTTGAAGCCAGCTCACAAGAAGAGGGAGCTGCCGTCCCTGAGCCCCGCGCCCGACATGGGGCTGTCTCCTTCCAAAAGGACTCACCAGAGGTCCAAGTCGGATGCCACGGTTACCATCAGCCTGAGCAGCAATCTGAAGCGCACAGCCAGCAATCCCAAAGTCGAGAGCGAGGAAGAG CCTGTCAGACTTGCTCCCGAGAGAGAATTCATCAAATCCCTGATAGCCATCGGGAAGCGCCTGGCCACCTTGCCGACCAAAGAGCAGAAGACCCAGCGGCTCATCTCGGAGCTGTCGCTGCTGAACCACAAGCTGCCAGCGCGTGCCTGGCTCCCGACGGCTGGCTTCGACCATCACGTAGTGCGGGTGCCCCACACGCAGGCAGTCGTGCTCAACTCCAAGGACAAG GCTCCTTATTTAATCTACGTTGAAGTACTTGAATGTGACAATTTCGACACAGCGAATGTGCCTGCCCGGATTCCTGAGAACCGCATCCGGAGCACGCGCTCAGCCGAGAACCTCCCCGAGTGCGGGATCACGCACGAGCAGCGGACCAGCAGCTTCACCACCGTCCCCAACTATGACAATGACGACGAGGCTTGGTCTGTGGACGATATCGTGGAGCTGCAAGTAGAG ctGCCGGAGATTCACACCAACAGCTGTGACAACATTTCCCAGTTCTCCGTGGACAGCATCACcagccaggagagcagggagccCGTGTTCATAGCTGCTGGAGATATCAG GCGACGACTCTCGGAGCAGCTGGCGCACACCCCCACGGCCTTCAAGAGGGACCCCGAGGACCCATCTGCAGTCGCCCTGAAGGAGCCCTGGCAGGAGAAAGTCAG GAGGATCAGGGAAGGGTCCCCGTACGGCCACCTCCCCTCCTGGCGCCTCCTTTCTGTCATCGTGAAGTGTGGGGACGACCTGCGGCAGGAGCTGCTCGCCTTCCAGGTCCTCAAGCAGCTGCAG TCCATCTGGGAGCAGGAGCGTGTTCCCCTCTGGATCAAGCCATACAAAATCCTTGTCATCTCCGCTGACAGCGGCATGATTGAGCCAGTTGTGAATGCTGTTTCCATCCACCAAATCAAGAAGCAATCCTTGCTGTCGCTGCTGGATTATTTCCTGCAGGAACACGGCAATTACAACACCGAATCCTTCCTGACAGCCCAGAGGAATtttgtgcagagctgtgctggttACTGCCTGGTGTGTTACCTGCTGCAGGTCAAGGACAG GCACAATGGCAACATCTTGCTGGATGCAGATGGACACATCATCCACATTGATTTTGGGTTCATCCTTTCCAGTTCCCCCAGGAATCTTGGCTTTGAGACGTCTGCCTTCAAACTCACCACTGAATTTGTGGAT GTGATGGGTGGGCCAGACGGGGACATGTTCAACTACTACAAGATGCTGATGCTGCAGGGTCTCATCGCTGCCCGGAAGCACATGGATAAAGTTGTGCAGATTGTGGAGATAATGCAGCAAG GTTCACAGCTCCCCTGCTTCCACGGCTCGAGCACCATCCGCAACCTGAAGGAGCGTTTCCACATGAACATGACggaagagcagctgcagctgctcattGAGCAGATGGTGGATGGCAGCATGCGCTCCATCACCACCAAGCTCTATGATGGCTTCCAGTACCTCACCAACGGCATCATGTGA
- the PI4KB gene encoding phosphatidylinositol 4-kinase beta isoform X1: MGFVAPLRPAIWKRGVTPRSCGWSSEACRPTTAMGDSVGDPVPSSAPQGNGGTSLSVITEGVGELAVIDPEVAKKACEEVLEKVKLMHGVSSDSLTKAADGSEAERAPRTAVDLPNGDVVEGCEIRCLDDLPSTASKIQEEDETTANTVKTARKRQKNNSAKQSWLLRLFESKLFDISMAISYLYNSKEPGVQAYIGNRLFCFRNEEVDFYLPQLLNMYIHMDEDVGDAIKPYIVHRCRQSINFSLQCALLLGAYSSDMHISTQRHSRGTKLRKLILSDELKPAHKKRELPSLSPAPDMGLSPSKRTHQRSKSDATVTISLSSNLKRTASNPKVESEEEELSSSTESLDKSFCSPVRLAPEREFIKSLIAIGKRLATLPTKEQKTQRLISELSLLNHKLPARAWLPTAGFDHHVVRVPHTQAVVLNSKDKAPYLIYVEVLECDNFDTANVPARIPENRIRSTRSAENLPECGITHEQRTSSFTTVPNYDNDDEAWSVDDIVELQVELPEIHTNSCDNISQFSVDSITSQESREPVFIAAGDIRRRLSEQLAHTPTAFKRDPEDPSAVALKEPWQEKVRRIREGSPYGHLPSWRLLSVIVKCGDDLRQELLAFQVLKQLQSIWEQERVPLWIKPYKILVISADSGMIEPVVNAVSIHQIKKQSLLSLLDYFLQEHGNYNTESFLTAQRNFVQSCAGYCLVCYLLQVKDRHNGNILLDADGHIIHIDFGFILSSSPRNLGFETSAFKLTTEFVDVMGGPDGDMFNYYKMLMLQGLIAARKHMDKVVQIVEIMQQGSQLPCFHGSSTIRNLKERFHMNMTEEQLQLLIEQMVDGSMRSITTKLYDGFQYLTNGIM; the protein is encoded by the exons ATGGGATTTGTGGCCCCGTTGAGACCAGCGATTTGGAAGCGGGGAGTCACGCCGAGGAGCTGTGGATGGAG ctctgaagcGTGCAGACCCACCACTGCTATGGGAGACTCTGTCGGAGACCCGGTGCCCAGCTCTGCGCCGCAGGGGAACGGCGGGACGTCCCTCAGCGTCATCACGGAGGGCGTCGGGGAGCTGGCGGTCATCGACCCCGAGGTGGCGAAGAAAGCCTGCGAGGAGGTCCTGGAGAAAGTTAAGCTGATGCACGGCGTTTCCTCGGACAGCTTGACAAAAGCAGCTGATGGCAGCGAGGCAGAGCGCGCCCCGCGGACTGCTGTGGATTTGCCCAACGGAGACGTCGTGGAGGGCTGTGAAATCAGGTGCTTGGACGatctgcccagcacagcctctaAGATCCAGGAGGAGGATGAGACCACGGCCAACACGGTGAAAACCGCCCGCAAGCGGCAGAAGAATAACTCTGCCAAGCAGTCGTGGCTCCTCCGGCTCTTTGAATCCAAACTCTTTGATATCTCCATGGCCATTTCATACTTGTACAATTCAAAGGAACCTGGTGTGCAGGCTTACATTGGGAATAGGTTGTTCTGCTTTAGGAACGAGGAGGTGGACTTCTACCTGCCACAGCTGCTCAATATGTACATTCACATGGACGAGGATGTGGGGGATGCGATCAAGCCCTACATCGTGCACCGCTGCCGGCAGAGCATCAACTTCTCCCTGCAGTGCGCCCTGCTGCTGGGCGCCTACTCCTCGGACATGCACATCTCCACCCAGCGACACTCCCGTGGGACCAAGCTGCGGAAACTCATCCTCTCGGACGAGTTGAAGCCAGCTCACAAGAAGAGGGAGCTGCCGTCCCTGAGCCCCGCGCCCGACATGGGGCTGTCTCCTTCCAAAAGGACTCACCAGAGGTCCAAGTCGGATGCCACGGTTACCATCAGCCTGAGCAGCAATCTGAAGCGCACAGCCAGCAATCCCAAAGTCGAGAGCGAGGAAGAG GAGCTCTCCTCGAGTACGGAAAGCCTTGATAAATCATTCTGTTCC CCTGTCAGACTTGCTCCCGAGAGAGAATTCATCAAATCCCTGATAGCCATCGGGAAGCGCCTGGCCACCTTGCCGACCAAAGAGCAGAAGACCCAGCGGCTCATCTCGGAGCTGTCGCTGCTGAACCACAAGCTGCCAGCGCGTGCCTGGCTCCCGACGGCTGGCTTCGACCATCACGTAGTGCGGGTGCCCCACACGCAGGCAGTCGTGCTCAACTCCAAGGACAAG GCTCCTTATTTAATCTACGTTGAAGTACTTGAATGTGACAATTTCGACACAGCGAATGTGCCTGCCCGGATTCCTGAGAACCGCATCCGGAGCACGCGCTCAGCCGAGAACCTCCCCGAGTGCGGGATCACGCACGAGCAGCGGACCAGCAGCTTCACCACCGTCCCCAACTATGACAATGACGACGAGGCTTGGTCTGTGGACGATATCGTGGAGCTGCAAGTAGAG ctGCCGGAGATTCACACCAACAGCTGTGACAACATTTCCCAGTTCTCCGTGGACAGCATCACcagccaggagagcagggagccCGTGTTCATAGCTGCTGGAGATATCAG GCGACGACTCTCGGAGCAGCTGGCGCACACCCCCACGGCCTTCAAGAGGGACCCCGAGGACCCATCTGCAGTCGCCCTGAAGGAGCCCTGGCAGGAGAAAGTCAG GAGGATCAGGGAAGGGTCCCCGTACGGCCACCTCCCCTCCTGGCGCCTCCTTTCTGTCATCGTGAAGTGTGGGGACGACCTGCGGCAGGAGCTGCTCGCCTTCCAGGTCCTCAAGCAGCTGCAG TCCATCTGGGAGCAGGAGCGTGTTCCCCTCTGGATCAAGCCATACAAAATCCTTGTCATCTCCGCTGACAGCGGCATGATTGAGCCAGTTGTGAATGCTGTTTCCATCCACCAAATCAAGAAGCAATCCTTGCTGTCGCTGCTGGATTATTTCCTGCAGGAACACGGCAATTACAACACCGAATCCTTCCTGACAGCCCAGAGGAATtttgtgcagagctgtgctggttACTGCCTGGTGTGTTACCTGCTGCAGGTCAAGGACAG GCACAATGGCAACATCTTGCTGGATGCAGATGGACACATCATCCACATTGATTTTGGGTTCATCCTTTCCAGTTCCCCCAGGAATCTTGGCTTTGAGACGTCTGCCTTCAAACTCACCACTGAATTTGTGGAT GTGATGGGTGGGCCAGACGGGGACATGTTCAACTACTACAAGATGCTGATGCTGCAGGGTCTCATCGCTGCCCGGAAGCACATGGATAAAGTTGTGCAGATTGTGGAGATAATGCAGCAAG GTTCACAGCTCCCCTGCTTCCACGGCTCGAGCACCATCCGCAACCTGAAGGAGCGTTTCCACATGAACATGACggaagagcagctgcagctgctcattGAGCAGATGGTGGATGGCAGCATGCGCTCCATCACCACCAAGCTCTATGATGGCTTCCAGTACCTCACCAACGGCATCATGTGA